The Steroidobacteraceae bacterium genomic interval TATCCGAATTGTATCGGGCGACGAAGTCTTCCAGATTGAGGTCGATGTCATCCAGTCCGTCGCCGAGCTTGGCGGCAAAGTAGTAACGAAGCGCCTCGGGCGGCAGCAGCTCGAGGTAATGTCTCGCCGTAATGAAAGTGCCGCGCGACTTCGACATCTTCTGGCCATTGACCGTAAGGAAGCCGTGCGCAAACACCGCCGTCGGCAGACGCAGTCCGGCCGAATGCAGGACTGCGGGCCAGAAAAGGGTGTGAAAGTAGCTGATGTCCTTGCCGATGAAGTGGTAAAGCTCCGCGGTACTGGTCGCCGCGAAATATTGATCGAAATCGATATTGCGTTGCTTGCACAGCGCCTTGAAACTACCAAGGTAGCCGATGGGCGCATCGAACCAGACATAGAAATACTTTCCCGGCGCATCGGGAATCTCGAAGCCGAAATAGGGCGCATCGCGGGAGATGTCCCAGTCGGCAAGCCCTGCCTCGAACCATTCCCTGAGCTTGGCACGTACAGCAGGCTGCAGCGATTTCCCGGCCACCCAGTCTCGCAGCATTGCCTCATGTGCGCTCAACTTGAAGAAAACGTGCTCGGAATCGCGCCAGACCGGCGCGTTGCCTGTGAGTGTTGACCGCGGGTCCTTGAGATCCTGCGGCGAATAGGTGGCACCACAGTTCTCGCAGGCATCGCCATACTGGTCCGCCGTATTGCAACGTGGGCAAGTGCCGCGCACATAGCGATCGGGCAGGAACATCCCGGCGCTCTCATCGTAGGCCTGGCGCACATTGCGCCGATCTATGTACCCGGCATCGCGCACCCGCTCGTAAAGCGAACGCGTCAGGGCAAATGTCTCACTCGCATGCGTTGAGTGAAAAAAATCGTGCGCGACAAGGAAATCACGGTAGTCGGCCCGATGTTCCTCGGCAACGCGTGCAATCAGGGCTTCGGGGCTGATGCCCTCGCTCTGGGCGCGAATCATGATCGGCGTACCGTGCGTGTCTTCGGCACAGACGTAAATGCAGTCGTTGCCGCGCATGCGCTGATAACGCACCCAGACGTCGGTCTGCACGGCTTCGATGATATGACCGAGGTGCAGCGACCCGTTGGCATAGGGGAGTGCGCTGGTAACCAGAATGCGGCGTGTCATGGGATGGGTTCCAGGTAAGCCCCGCGCGGATGCGCCGCTCAACCCGCTTCGCGGAAGGCTTCGAACTTGGCCTTGTTGATGGCCTTCTTGTAGGCCTCCGGGCCCTTGATGGCTCCCTGGTCCAGCAGCCCCTGAATTGCCGCATCCATGGTGCGCATGCCGACCTGGCCACTGGTCTGCATGGTGGACTCAATCTGATCGAGCTTGCCCTGCCGGATGAGGTTCGCAACGGCCGAGGTGTTCAACATGATCTCGAGCGCGGCGACGCGTCCTTTGCCGTCGCTTCGCTTCAATAGCTGCTGCGAGATGACGCCGCGCAGGCTGGTTGAA includes:
- the metG gene encoding methionine--tRNA ligase, which gives rise to MTRRILVTSALPYANGSLHLGHIIEAVQTDVWVRYQRMRGNDCIYVCAEDTHGTPIMIRAQSEGISPEALIARVAEEHRADYRDFLVAHDFFHSTHASETFALTRSLYERVRDAGYIDRRNVRQAYDESAGMFLPDRYVRGTCPRCNTADQYGDACENCGATYSPQDLKDPRSTLTGNAPVWRDSEHVFFKLSAHEAMLRDWVAGKSLQPAVRAKLREWFEAGLADWDISRDAPYFGFEIPDAPGKYFYVWFDAPIGYLGSFKALCKQRNIDFDQYFAATSTAELYHFIGKDISYFHTLFWPAVLHSAGLRLPTAVFAHGFLTVNGQKMSKSRGTFITARHYLELLPPEALRYYFAAKLGDGLDDIDLNLEDFVARYNSDIVGKLVNIASRCAPFIARSGGKLSDHLFDDAGYTELAAMGEKVGRCLEAREYSQAIREIMAVADRANQFVDQHKPWLLAKDPARSGDVQRICTQGINYFRLLMTWLAPVLPQLASAAERFLGVSLARWDAPREPLLATPLAAYQPLASRLDNTAVARLIAAPAAPTENQVTDTAAHITIKDFQRVQMRVARVAAASLVEGSDKLLRLTLDLGSEQRTVFSGIRAAYDPDTLVDRLVVVVANLAPRKMRFGVSEGMVLCAGDDDSGIFLLSADSGAKPGMLIT